A section of the Telopea speciosissima isolate NSW1024214 ecotype Mountain lineage chromosome 3, Tspe_v1, whole genome shotgun sequence genome encodes:
- the LOC122655061 gene encoding GDSL esterase/lipase At2g30220-like, giving the protein MASLSPSFFFLIFLLLLNTSNIASSTLPKFPAILVLGDSTVDTGNNNFISTPFKANHYPYGQEFPNHNPTGRFSDGRLVPDLLASGLGIKELVPPFLDPLLSDEELSTGVSFASAGSGFDDLTTLASRVIPLSQQLNYFKKYVKKLHRVVGEEEAKKIVSGALVLISAGTNDFLFNFYDLPTRRLQFDVTGYQDFLLQKFQDLIKELFDLGCHNFMVAGVPPFGCVPFQITAKFKNTSARTCIEEENKDAGGYNSKLTGIVKQLQESCRGSKIVYVNIYDPVMDMINQPQKYGFVETKKGCCGSGLVEVGPLCNRLTPPCANASEYLFWDTIHPGEVAYKHVTHHILDHMHMHFFQSTTTTSPPDNVN; this is encoded by the exons ATGGCTTCCttatccccttccttcttctttctcatctTCTTATTGCTCTTAAACACATCCAATATTGCCTCATCAACACTACCAAAATTCCCAGCTATTTTGGTTTTAGGTGATTCAACAGTGGATACAGGGAATAACAACTTCATTTCAACACCTTTCAAGGCCAATCACTACCCTTATGGTCAAGAATTCCCTAATCATAACCCAACAGGAAGGTTTTCAGATGGAAGACTTGTTCCTGATCTATTGGCTTCTGGATTAGGAATCAAAGAACTTGTGCCACCCTTCTTAGATCCACTTCTATCGGACGAAGAACTCAGTACCGGAGTCAGTTTTGCTTCGGCCGGATCAGGTTTTGATGATCTGACCACTCTTGCGTCAAGAGTGATTCCACTGTCTCAACAGTTAAATTACTTCAAGAAGTATGTCAAGAAGCTTCATAGAGttgtaggagaagaagaggctAAGAAGATAGTAAGTGGCGCTTTGGTTCTGATTAGTGCAGGAACTAATGACTTCCTCTTCAATTTCTATGATCTTCCAACCAGAAGACTACAGTTTGATGTTACAGGTTACCAAGATTTTCTGCTACAAAAGTTTCAAGACTTAATTAag GAACTGTTTGATCTTGGATGTCATAACTTCATGGTAGCAGGCGTTCCTCCATTCGGATGTGTGCCTTTCCAGATCACGGCAAAGTTTAAGAATACGTCTGCTCGAACATGTATTGAAGAAGAGAATAAAGATGCTGGTGGTTATAATTCCAAGCTCACAGGAATAGTGAAACAACTACAAGAATCGTGTCGAGGAAGCAAGATAGTGTACGTCAACATCTACGACCCTGTCATGGACATGATCAACCAACCACAAAAATACG GATTCGTGGAAACAAAGAAAGGGTGCTGTGGGAGTGGATTGGTTGAAGTAGGACCCCTTTGTAATCGACTAACACCACCATGTGCCAATGCTTCTGAGTATCTATTTTGGGATACCATTCATCCTGGTGAAGTCGCCTACAAGCACGTTACCCATCACATACTGGACCATATGCATATGCACTTCTTCCAGAGTACTACTACTACCTCTCCTCCTGATAATGTAAATTAA
- the LOC122656604 gene encoding macrophage migration inhibitory factor homolog encodes MPCLNLSTNVSLDGLDTAPLVSEAIKAIANIIGRPESYVMVLLKGSIPITFNGNEEPAAFAELISMGGIDSDVKRKLIAEIGTILETKLSIPKSRFFFKVFDTTAMRFNSKI; translated from the exons atgcctTGCCTGAACCTCTCCACTAACGTGAGCCTGGATGGACTAGACACCGCTCCCCTAGTCTCGGAAGCCATCAAGGCCATCGCTAATATCATCGGAAGACCTGAGTCt TATGTGATGGTGTTGCTGAAGGGATCGATACCCATAACTTTCAACGGGAACGAAGAACCAGCAGCTTTTGCGGAGCTAATATCGATGGGAGGGATCGATTCTGACGTGAAAAGGAAACTGATTGCCGAAATCGGCACCATTCTTGAGACAAAACTCTCCATCCCAAAGTCACGATTCTTCTTCAAAGTCTTCGACACTACGGCTATGCGCTTCAACTCCAAAATCTga